Below is a window of Ananas comosus cultivar F153 linkage group 9, ASM154086v1, whole genome shotgun sequence DNA.
CGCACCACGTCGCACGTCCCAGTTGTGGTACGGACATAAGCATCAAAGAAGAGATGGCTCGACTCAATAGATACTTTAATTAAGCATCACCTCTTAATTAAGGCTTCGGCTCCTCGTAGAGACCAACCTGCATGGCTCGGTCAACTCTCCTCAAATATATAGCTTAATTACATCATAGCTTAATTTTGAGTCGAGGCTGCTTCTTTACCGGACGGAGCACCAACACCTTAATTAATTTCCATGGCTCTTAATCTTTTGGTCGCGACTTCTTTaatttggccgtagcatgtatttataatacatgtctcctaactagagtctaattctaattagattagaattacactcctaattataatccatatatgccaaattaaatctaaataatatctaatcccaattagattaggatttatcctcaatttagataactacaaatctaaaccaaatataacacaATCAATGGTCTATGCCTATCATTAGATATCCATGCGTTGAATGATTCAGAAATATTGTTAGTCAAGTAATCACACTTAGCAATCGTTCCGAATTTACTTCGACTCCACAAATAACTATGGTTTTGCCGCAAGTATTCAATAGCCATTGGATTTGCTTCATACACCTTAGCGATGCTAGTTTCGTAAACATTAGGTATATATGCTTTCGCTGCGGCCCACAGATTGTCTCTATAGCAGTCcccaagaaatttttttttgaagttgccATAAAGATGGCGCAtgcattctctatgttcaactctTGGATACACAACTTGAACGGCCTCATCTAAGCTTTTTTGTCTATCCGAGAAGAATACTAGGCCTTCGGATTCTCCTATTGCTGTCTTCAACCCATGAAGAAACCATTCCCAACTATTCGAGTTCTCCGACTCCACAACACCAAAAGCTACTGGAAAAATTGATTTATTTCCGTCAATACTTGTGGCCGATATCAAAACTCCTCTATGCTTTCCTTTGAGATGACATCCATCTAATGCAATATAAGGTCTACATCCATTGAGGAATCCTTGTATGCATGGACCAAATGCAAGAAAAACTCGCTGAAAATGATGCTCTTCATTAATCACTTGCAGCTTTACTTCCACGTGGCTGCCGGGATTTCTTCTAACAATTTCctctttaaaattatagattctTTGATACGAATACTCCCAATGCCCATGAATCTTAGACAATGCCATTTCTTTTCCCCTAAATATCTTGGAATAGGTCAAGTCCACATGATATTTTTGTTGCAGTCTCTTCCGCAATTCAGTTGTAGATAAATCTCCTTCCAACCGTAGCCACTCAATAACCCTATTGCACACCCACGATTGTGTTGCCACTTTGTTCCGACACCTATTGGCCGACGTGCATGTGTGCTCTCCTTGTAAAGTCTTTATCTATCACGTAAATGTTAGTTAGAAATATCAgcaactttcatttataaatgAATGATACTAAAAGTACATTCAAGAATGAAAAGTGAAAATAGGATAATGTTGGTATTACCTGAAAAACTAAGGAATCTTGAAGTCGAGATGCATGGATTCGCCACTTGCAATTAGATTTTGCGCACGTTGCAGTTACCCTCAAAAGATCACTTTTTTGTAGGTTATACTCAAACTCATTTAGTAGGGCAAAATGAGTCAATGCATCTCTAAATGAACCTACATTTGGATATTTTGCTCCTACTTCCATAATAGGGTTATTCACATCATATGAAAATGTTCCTACATGATCCATATTATCCTCTAAATCAGAATCATCAGTTTTAAGAGAACGAAAGCTATCTTCACTTAACATTGCATCTGATTCATCAACTGGTTCTTTAGCAACTTGACCAACATCTTCACCAAATGCTTCACCAATATTTTCACCTATATCTTCATCAACTGCTTCTTCGGCGACTTGACCAACATTTTCACCAATTGCTCCACCAATATCTTCACCAACACCTTCACCAGCACCTTCACCAGTACcttcaccaacaccttcatcAACACcttcaccaacaccttcatcAACACCTTCACCAACACCTTCACCAATACCCACAATGTTATCATCAATCATATCAATATTGCCCTCTTGTGTTAGAGTTTTTTCACCATTATAGTTTAATGAAATGCCTTGCGACTGAATAGTTATAAAATTTCTGCTTCTTTCATGTCAttgtatatagaaaatatagccATCAACTCCTGCTCAGAGATTGCTTGAATGAATTTCTTTGACTTAACATTTCTTGCTATATACCATATACCAATGTTCTCCGTAACACCACAATCCCATAGTGATCGTACATCTCGACAAAATTCAGTAAGATTGTAACTATCAAGGTCTATCATCAACGAATGCTTCTTACCATCACAATATCTCAGTCCACATGCAGTTTTTACTGTTTTAAAATACCCAGCATAATTGAACTTCACTTTGGAAAAACCATGCTCCTCCCTATCTATGATCAAACTGCCACtgtagaaacaaaaaaaaaaataaaaatgactaGGTTCTATACTCGTATGCTCTATGAAAATATgacaataattatatagatcTAACTTGGATGATTCAAGCCTACTTCTTAAggccaaaattattttaaaaaattaacctaAAATACTAGGGTTTTTTTTCCAAAACTAACAATCAGATAAATCAAGTTTTTGATTTATAGTATGTAGTGCACTAACCTTGCTCTAGTAATGAAAAAAAACTAACAATCAGAGGAGCAATACACCTCGTTGATGAATATGATGGAAAAAACCCTAGTAATGGTAGATCTGAAGCTTGAGGAAGAGGaataggaaaaggaaaaggaagaggaagacgaGCAATAAACCTCGTTGATCTGAACCTCGTTGTTGCGCGAGGAAGACGAGCACTAAACCTCCTCGATCGCGGGCGCTCTCCTTGCATCGCGGTCGCTCTCCTCGCACTCTCGGGCGGAACACCTGAGGGCTCTCCTTACGGTTTGGTTCCACTCAACTAGGGTTAAGGGCCCACCATAGTAGTTAGGTAAGTTAATAGGATATAACATAAGAGGGGCAAACTAGTCAATTCACACTATTAACTAATCATGGTTAAGTAGTTTAACTGTGGTTAAATAAATTTCTCTAACAGACTCTAACAGCaaggacatatctgcataacattgcacttttgcagggacaacttatggagtttccaatttgcagggatatttctgcaattcactatgtttgcaaggacgtgtatgcaaataaccctattatttttatctagatGTGAATAGATAATAAGAGGTTGTTttgttcacctattttagattaAGAAATTAGAATGAGAttcattaattttgttttataggaattaGATGTCGATTTCCACTTTGGAATGGGAATAAGCCCAATATCCATTTATGGCTTAATCCGGATTAGAATCTCAGACGGACACATTCTAAAAATAATCAGTCAAAATGTTCTTTCATAAACGTCTCCCTCACCACCTCCTTTATCACTCTTCTCTCTCTGAATCAAAACATTCTCTAtcaaatttgtaaatattaattttagtttttattctaaaaataaaaagttttagaTGATTCattgtttcattttttattttagtgcaattcagttttattttttatactatttctcttaccaaccaaacatgccctaactATGGGTATGAATGTTTTGGATATAATATTTGGTTCGTTTTCTAAAATACGGAGCTCTTTCACAAAACCAGCTAGCTAGTCTTTATGGGTGTTTGGTCTAGCTTTGAAAAATGATTTTCAGGCCAAAGGTAATTTTTGGCTCAATAGAGATTTTGATAATCTCGTTTTTAAAATTCGattctaatttttagaattagattttaatcttCAAGGACCAAAATTAGAAGCAACTAAAACCTGTTACTTGGAATATGATTCTTATTTTATactcaaaattcaatttttttttattttagatccaagttctaaatttaaattcaaatttcaattttaatttttaaattttatatttaaatttttaaattttaaattttaaatttaaaaattgaaatttagatattcaatttataattttaagtcttaaatttaaatttcaaatctcaaattttaaattttaaaattcaaaattttaaatctcaaatttaaaatttaagataatttgtattttaaaattttagaatttaaaatttaaaatttaaaatctaaaaattttatatttaaaattataagtttttattttcaaattttaagattcaaatttttaaatttcaaatttaaaatttaaaaattttaatttaagttttaaatttttaatatttaattttattattataaattttaatttatatttaactttgaatttgaatttaaattagatgttaaaaattgaaatttttagttttaaatttcaaaattttaaatttttttaattaaaaattacaaattcatttttcttttggCTAAATTCTCATacaattacaatttaaatttaaattccaaaattcatttttaaataaaatttagtgaaaaagttattaatagcacaaagtcttttttttgcaaataattgttataaaattaattttttatttaaacttagTTATGCTTTATAattcttatcaaattaatttttctacattaaatttaatttaattttttcaaaatttagggAGAACGGGCGTCCTCTTGATTCCCCAGATGATTTTCAGTTCGCTCCTCTTAGTTTTTTTTGGTGCAAAAGCGAGGCACTCCTCGGTTGAATCGCCAACTCTCTTGCTCGTTCACAAAACTCTGCGATCTTTCCTTCCACTTTCTCTGTCTGTCTCAATCTTGCTCGCTGCGTGCTCGCCTTTTGGCCGGGCGTTGTCAAGGATCAATCAGGGAAATTTTGTTACCTATCCATATAACTTTTTGCTTTGTATGTGCTGCTATCTATGATTGTTGGATTTGCTTGACTTTATTTATTCtaatttcattttgtttttttctatatagcgtattatttttgaattatacTGCAGTTTTATTCGTTTGatgatttaatatataatataagtattATCTGATATTAatatacaatattatatatatatatatatatatatagaactaggctggaatactatcaatagcaccaaactattggtgctattgattttttagccattggattgagaaatggatggttaggatgatgtgggccccctaggattgagtgagtggttggttgaatagtataatctaatgggtaaagataatcaaagggttaaatctaacggtggaaaactcgatagcatcaaatccttggtgctatcgatagtaccccagccggactatatatatgtgtgtgtgtatatatatatatatatatagagtgtagTGTCCCTAGTGTTTAGCGGTCTATGTAATTTCAGCATCTGTGGCTTGTTGGCACGTCTGGTGGGTATCGAGACAAGTCGGAATCATTTTGGTGCGAAATTGACGCAAAACGGACTTAGCGCgatgcgagagtggagttctgacattgaaatctgcaaagtgcaggatttcagtgttgagtaccggtacctgaggaggagtaccggtaccccagtgagATTTCAGAActggatgctctcgggtttgcgtatgttgatgctgagtaccgatacctattgtcgagtaccggtattgagctcgggtaccgatactgcatcgggctggtatTGGTACCCAGTGTGCGGGATTAAGGAaagagaggccgagtaccggtatccaagttgggtaccggtactccaaaaGGCAAATTGAGTAGATAAGGagctttttggtcttttgttAGCGttaaaaccaaaccaaacccccCAGCCTTCTCTTTTGTGCCTGAGGTTGGTGAAACACAGGttggcttctctctctctctctctctctctccttaatTTTTCCTTGCATTTTGTTGGGAACCTGAGGTTAGAGCTCGTCATTTCCTTTGTGTCGTAGGAGGGTTGCACGCGCGCCGTGGTGGAGTCCGGTTGAACCGTCGGAGGTCGAGCGAGCGCGCGAGGTGTCTCCTGTCGACTTCTTGCCGACGTTGGACGAGcactcgaggtgggttaatatttaccgaaatcgtcggatttcctcctaagtcgtaGTGTTGTCAGCatgtgtgtcacgccccgagccccgcctatttggtcgggttcgggcacaccgacagaccgccgaacggacagagtctcccctgtatgtcctaggcgtcacaatcgatacaagtacaagaagttccaatcaggaacagtattcaagcaagattgcataaggaaggtatcaaacaacataacacatcctatgttattacaagcattcctaTTAGATTCATTTCTACATCACATTAGCATTATTAtattacattttcttccaaatacaattaatgatcgcaatattattataagtttgctcttttttttttctttttcctatacccctaggctatgcagactcggggtacctctatctctggtctctggggtagggcgctatctatggagctacgccctcaccttgcgccgccgcgccgctcacgtgcgaacctgcaacaccccaaaacaacatggggtgagaaccaattccatggttcccagtgggtacggccacccaagggaaaagctcgaccaataggtctaaggaggccctgcaacatgttagtccaacagatatccaacagatatatatatattcaagtattgaaatacatgttgtgcctcacgatatgcaatatgaaattcatgcagtttatgcaaccatgcaaccaactagtagttcaatcgatactacttttattcctgttattcacagttcaaccaattgacctctaagttttcctctatcttagattcttgtcaattacAGTTCTGCTCATAGAGTTTAACCTACTATtataagctatccactcgactcggtttTGAGTCAATCACACGCGGAATACCGCACAATGCCAGActcaaggtgaaggatgtctcacatgcacctcagccctaaatccactcaactgggatgcaacTAAAACTCATATAATGCATtaaatagtaaaggtttactatcatgctaacgaattcgatccatattcgaataataatgttcaatggcaTTGTTCACTatcttttacccaatctgtagcaAAGCCctataataacaacaacaatctGCGGAATACGCAAAATCTGCGTACCGCCCAGACCCGTGCACGGCCCGCCCGAAGGCGACCCAGGGCCCCGCACTGTGGTGTGGTGCACCCGTCCACTGTTCAACTGCGTCCACATAGAACTGCTCTATCACTCTGACGTAACCCACGGTTTCAGCTATTACAACCTAGCGTTGGGGGCCAAATGGAGTGTGAAGACCTTCTCGGACGTCTTTTGGGAATCGTATGCCGAGCTAAAATCATATCGTAAGGTAGGAGTCTGTCTACCCGTTTATCTTTCCTGGTAAATTTGAGACCTCCTATACGACGTCCGCA
It encodes the following:
- the LOC109715438 gene encoding uncharacterized protein LOC109715438 translates to MIDDNIVGIGEGVGEGVDEGVGEGVDEGVGEGTGEGAGEGVGEDIGGAIGENVGQVAEEAVDEDIGENIGEAFGEDVGQVAKEPVDESDAMLSEDSFRSLKTDDSDLEDNMDHVGTFSYDVNNPIMEVGAKYPNVGSFRDALTHFALLNEFEYNLQKSDLLRVTATCAKSNCKWRIHASRLQDSLVFQIKTLQGEHTCTSANRCRNKVATQSWVCNRVIEWLRLEGDLSTTELRKRLQQKYHVDLTYSKIFRGKEMALSKIHGHWEYSYQRIYNFKEEIVRRNPGSHVEVKLQVINEEHHFQRVFLAFGPCIQGFLNGCRPYIALDGCHLKGKHRGVLISATSIDGNKSIFPVAFGVVESENSNSWEWFLHGLKTAIGESEGLVFFSDRQKSLDEAVQVVYPRVEHRECMRHLYGNFKKKFLGDCYRDNLWAAAKAYIPNVYETSIAKGLGQYEVLWSDEFSAEVIGPQSRFEVRLHETQCSCRLWQVKVAKYKEAYASSIAPLPSCDQWVKIDIGHRVLPPILNRPAGRPRNKRIRGSDEMTIRKRHRCKRCNKLGHRAKTCKNPVDANQQPAAGPSQAANQQPAAAPSQATNQQLTEPSQAGNPHSEPPSQASISSRTRRRGKRVVSRSKHLQSQQRSAISEIDALGSLEN